One Symphalangus syndactylus isolate Jambi chromosome 9, NHGRI_mSymSyn1-v2.1_pri, whole genome shotgun sequence DNA segment encodes these proteins:
- the TINF2 gene encoding TERF1-interacting nuclear factor 2 isoform X1, with the protein MATPPVAGPAALRFAAAASWQVVRGRCVEHFPRVLEFLRSLRAVAPGLVRYRHHERLCMGLKAKVVVELILQGRPWAQVLKTLNHHFPESGPIVRDPKATKQDLRKILEAQETFYQQVKQLSEAPVDLASKLQELEQEYGEPFLAAMEKLLFEYLCQLEKALPTPQAQQLQDVLSWMQPGASITSSLAWRQYGVDMGWPLPECSVTDSVNLAEPMEQNPPQQQRLALHNPLPKAKPGTRLPQGPSSRTHPAPLAGRHFNLAPLGRRRVQSQWASSRGGHKERPTVMLFPFRNLGSPTQVISKPESKEEHAIYTADLAMSTRAASTGKSKSPCQTLGGRALKENPVDLPATEQKENCLDCYTDPLRLSLLPPRARKPVCPPSLCSSVITIGDLVLDSDEEENGQGEGKESLENYQKTKFDTLIPTLCEYLPPSGHGAMPVPSCDCRDSSRPL; encoded by the exons ATGGCTACGCCCCCGGTGGCCGGTCCCGCAGCTCTACGCTTTGCCGCCGCGGCTAGCTGGCAGGTTGTGCGCGGACGCTGCGTGGAACATTTTCCGCGAGTACTGGAGTTTCTGCGATCTCTGCGCGCTGTTGCCCCTGGCTTGGTTCGCTACCGGCACCACGAACGCCTTTGTATGGGCCTAAAGGCCAAG GTGGTGGTGGAGCTGATCCTGCAGGGCCGGCCTTGGGCCCAAGTCCTGAAAACCCTGAATCACCACTTTCCAGAATCTGGACCTATAGTGCGGGATCCCAAGGCT ACAAAGCAGGATCTGAGGAAGATTTTGGAGGCACAGGAAACCTTTTACCAGCAGGTGAAGCAGCTGTCAGAGGCTCCTGTGGATTTGGCCTCGAAGCTGCAG GAACTTGAACAAGAGTATGGGGAACCCTTTCTGGCTGCCATGGAAAAGTTGCTTTTTGAATACTTGTGTCAGCTGGAGAAAGCACTGCCTACACCACAGGCACAGCAG CTTCAGGATGTGCTGAGTTGGATGCAGCCTGGAGCCTCTATCACCTCTTCTCTTGCCTGGAGACAATATGGTGTGGACATGGGGTGGCCACTTCCAG agtgcTCTGTTACTGACTCAGTGAACCTGGCTGAGCCCATGGAACAGAATCCTCCTCAGCAACAAAGACTAGCACTCCACAATCCTCTGCCAAAAGCCAAGCCTGGCACACGCCTTCCTCAGGGACCATCTTCAAGGACGCACCCAGCACCTCTAGCTGGCCGACACTTCAATCTGGCCCCCCTAGGCCGACGAAGAGTCCAGTCCCAATGGGCCTCCAGTAGGGGAGGCCATAAGGAGCGCCCCACAGTCATGCTGTTTCCCTTTaggaatctcggctcaccaacCCAGGTCATATCTAAGCCTGAGAGCAAGGAAGAACATGCGATATACACAGCAGACCTAGCCATGAGCACAAGAGCAGCCTCCACTGGGAAGTCTAAGAGTCCATGCCAGACCCTGGGGGGAAGGGCTCTGAAGGAGAACCCAGTTGACTTGCCTGCCACAGAGCAAAAGGA GAATTGCTTGGATTGCTACACGGACCCCCTGAGACTATCATTATTACCTCCTAGGGCCAGGAAGCCAG TGTGTCCTCCATCTCTGTGCAGCTCCGTCATTACCATAGGGGACTTGGTTTTAGACTCTGATGAGGAAGAAAATGGCCAGGGGGAAGGAAAG GAATCTCTGGAAAACTATCAGAAGACAAAGTTTGACACCTTGATCCCCACTCTCTGTGAATACCTACCCCCTTCTGGCCACGGTGCCATGCCTGTTCCTTCCTGTGACTGTAGAGACAGCTCTAGACCTTTGTGA
- the TINF2 gene encoding TERF1-interacting nuclear factor 2 isoform X2, whose amino-acid sequence MATPPVAGPAALRFAAAASWQVVRGRCVEHFPRVLEFLRSLRAVAPGLVRYRHHERLCMGLKAKVVVELILQGRPWAQVLKTLNHHFPESGPIVRDPKATKQDLRKILEAQETFYQQVKQLSEAPVDLASKLQELEQEYGEPFLAAMEKLLFEYLCQLEKALPTPQAQQLQDVLSWMQPGASITSSLAWRQYGVDMGWPLPECSVTDSVNLAEPMEQNPPQQQRLALHNPLPKAKPGTRLPQGPSSRTHPAPLAGRHFNLAPLGRRRVQSQWASSRGGHKERPTVMLFPFRNLGSPTQVISKPESKEEHAIYTADLAMSTRAASTGKSKSPCQTLGGRALKENPVDLPATEQKENCLDCYTDPLRLSLLPPRARKPVCPPSLCSSVITIGDLVLDSDEEENGQGEGKVWLGIRSLHCAAI is encoded by the exons ATGGCTACGCCCCCGGTGGCCGGTCCCGCAGCTCTACGCTTTGCCGCCGCGGCTAGCTGGCAGGTTGTGCGCGGACGCTGCGTGGAACATTTTCCGCGAGTACTGGAGTTTCTGCGATCTCTGCGCGCTGTTGCCCCTGGCTTGGTTCGCTACCGGCACCACGAACGCCTTTGTATGGGCCTAAAGGCCAAG GTGGTGGTGGAGCTGATCCTGCAGGGCCGGCCTTGGGCCCAAGTCCTGAAAACCCTGAATCACCACTTTCCAGAATCTGGACCTATAGTGCGGGATCCCAAGGCT ACAAAGCAGGATCTGAGGAAGATTTTGGAGGCACAGGAAACCTTTTACCAGCAGGTGAAGCAGCTGTCAGAGGCTCCTGTGGATTTGGCCTCGAAGCTGCAG GAACTTGAACAAGAGTATGGGGAACCCTTTCTGGCTGCCATGGAAAAGTTGCTTTTTGAATACTTGTGTCAGCTGGAGAAAGCACTGCCTACACCACAGGCACAGCAG CTTCAGGATGTGCTGAGTTGGATGCAGCCTGGAGCCTCTATCACCTCTTCTCTTGCCTGGAGACAATATGGTGTGGACATGGGGTGGCCACTTCCAG agtgcTCTGTTACTGACTCAGTGAACCTGGCTGAGCCCATGGAACAGAATCCTCCTCAGCAACAAAGACTAGCACTCCACAATCCTCTGCCAAAAGCCAAGCCTGGCACACGCCTTCCTCAGGGACCATCTTCAAGGACGCACCCAGCACCTCTAGCTGGCCGACACTTCAATCTGGCCCCCCTAGGCCGACGAAGAGTCCAGTCCCAATGGGCCTCCAGTAGGGGAGGCCATAAGGAGCGCCCCACAGTCATGCTGTTTCCCTTTaggaatctcggctcaccaacCCAGGTCATATCTAAGCCTGAGAGCAAGGAAGAACATGCGATATACACAGCAGACCTAGCCATGAGCACAAGAGCAGCCTCCACTGGGAAGTCTAAGAGTCCATGCCAGACCCTGGGGGGAAGGGCTCTGAAGGAGAACCCAGTTGACTTGCCTGCCACAGAGCAAAAGGA GAATTGCTTGGATTGCTACACGGACCCCCTGAGACTATCATTATTACCTCCTAGGGCCAGGAAGCCAG TGTGTCCTCCATCTCTGTGCAGCTCCGTCATTACCATAGGGGACTTGGTTTTAGACTCTGATGAGGAAGAAAATGGCCAGGGGGAAGGAAAG GTATGGCTGGGGATCAGGAGTCTGCACTGTGCAGCAATCTAG
- the TINF2 gene encoding TERF1-interacting nuclear factor 2 isoform X3, whose product MATPPVAGPAALRFAAAASWQVVRGRCVEHFPRVLEFLRSLRAVAPGLVRYRHHERLCMGLKAKTKQDLRKILEAQETFYQQVKQLSEAPVDLASKLQELEQEYGEPFLAAMEKLLFEYLCQLEKALPTPQAQQLQDVLSWMQPGASITSSLAWRQYGVDMGWPLPECSVTDSVNLAEPMEQNPPQQQRLALHNPLPKAKPGTRLPQGPSSRTHPAPLAGRHFNLAPLGRRRVQSQWASSRGGHKERPTVMLFPFRNLGSPTQVISKPESKEEHAIYTADLAMSTRAASTGKSKSPCQTLGGRALKENPVDLPATEQKENCLDCYTDPLRLSLLPPRARKPVCPPSLCSSVITIGDLVLDSDEEENGQGEGKESLENYQKTKFDTLIPTLCEYLPPSGHGAMPVPSCDCRDSSRPL is encoded by the exons ATGGCTACGCCCCCGGTGGCCGGTCCCGCAGCTCTACGCTTTGCCGCCGCGGCTAGCTGGCAGGTTGTGCGCGGACGCTGCGTGGAACATTTTCCGCGAGTACTGGAGTTTCTGCGATCTCTGCGCGCTGTTGCCCCTGGCTTGGTTCGCTACCGGCACCACGAACGCCTTTGTATGGGCCTAAAGGCCAAG ACAAAGCAGGATCTGAGGAAGATTTTGGAGGCACAGGAAACCTTTTACCAGCAGGTGAAGCAGCTGTCAGAGGCTCCTGTGGATTTGGCCTCGAAGCTGCAG GAACTTGAACAAGAGTATGGGGAACCCTTTCTGGCTGCCATGGAAAAGTTGCTTTTTGAATACTTGTGTCAGCTGGAGAAAGCACTGCCTACACCACAGGCACAGCAG CTTCAGGATGTGCTGAGTTGGATGCAGCCTGGAGCCTCTATCACCTCTTCTCTTGCCTGGAGACAATATGGTGTGGACATGGGGTGGCCACTTCCAG agtgcTCTGTTACTGACTCAGTGAACCTGGCTGAGCCCATGGAACAGAATCCTCCTCAGCAACAAAGACTAGCACTCCACAATCCTCTGCCAAAAGCCAAGCCTGGCACACGCCTTCCTCAGGGACCATCTTCAAGGACGCACCCAGCACCTCTAGCTGGCCGACACTTCAATCTGGCCCCCCTAGGCCGACGAAGAGTCCAGTCCCAATGGGCCTCCAGTAGGGGAGGCCATAAGGAGCGCCCCACAGTCATGCTGTTTCCCTTTaggaatctcggctcaccaacCCAGGTCATATCTAAGCCTGAGAGCAAGGAAGAACATGCGATATACACAGCAGACCTAGCCATGAGCACAAGAGCAGCCTCCACTGGGAAGTCTAAGAGTCCATGCCAGACCCTGGGGGGAAGGGCTCTGAAGGAGAACCCAGTTGACTTGCCTGCCACAGAGCAAAAGGA GAATTGCTTGGATTGCTACACGGACCCCCTGAGACTATCATTATTACCTCCTAGGGCCAGGAAGCCAG TGTGTCCTCCATCTCTGTGCAGCTCCGTCATTACCATAGGGGACTTGGTTTTAGACTCTGATGAGGAAGAAAATGGCCAGGGGGAAGGAAAG GAATCTCTGGAAAACTATCAGAAGACAAAGTTTGACACCTTGATCCCCACTCTCTGTGAATACCTACCCCCTTCTGGCCACGGTGCCATGCCTGTTCCTTCCTGTGACTGTAGAGACAGCTCTAGACCTTTGTGA